One window from the genome of Pelagicoccus enzymogenes encodes:
- a CDS encoding type II toxin-antitoxin system HicB family antitoxin: MEYKGYVGTVQFDEEAEIFHGEVINMRDVVTFQADTVEGLKKEFQASIDDYLDFCSERGEEPDKPFSGKLTLRLDPDLHRSIYIRSKKENKSLNNWIIEALGRETRAQPGSPYNSGQSLRD; the protein is encoded by the coding sequence ATGGAATACAAAGGATATGTAGGAACAGTTCAATTCGACGAGGAAGCCGAGATCTTCCATGGAGAAGTCATAAACATGAGGGATGTAGTCACCTTTCAGGCCGACACTGTCGAGGGCCTGAAGAAGGAGTTCCAAGCTTCGATAGACGACTACCTCGACTTTTGCTCCGAACGTGGCGAAGAGCCAGACAAGCCGTTTTCCGGAAAGCTCACCCTAAGACTAGATCCTGACCTTCATAGGAGCATCTACATTCGATCAAAGAAGGAGAACAAGAGCTTGAACAACTGGATCATCGAAGCACTTGGAAGAGAAACGAGAGCCCAACCAGGCAGCCCATACAACTCCGGCCAGTCGCTCCGCGACTGA